Proteins from one Caulobacter sp. X genomic window:
- a CDS encoding chorismate mutase — MKITTLNVDEHLAPADCQTMADVRQGVDALDRALVQLLTERQAFMDAAARIKADRSKVFDRARIEDVVEKVKAAARESGLSEAIAEPVWRTLIDRCIAYEYDSWDRTKG, encoded by the coding sequence ATGAAAATCACGACTCTCAACGTCGACGAGCATCTCGCTCCCGCCGACTGCCAGACCATGGCCGATGTGCGCCAGGGCGTGGACGCCCTGGACCGGGCCCTGGTCCAACTCCTGACCGAGCGTCAGGCCTTCATGGACGCCGCCGCCCGCATCAAGGCCGACCGCTCCAAGGTCTTCGACCGCGCGCGGATCGAGGACGTGGTGGAAAAGGTGAAAGCCGCCGCCCGCGAGTCCGGCCTGTCCGAAGCCATCGCCGAGCCGGTCTGGCGCACGCTGATCGACCGCTGCATCGCCTACGAATACGACAGCTGGGATCGCACGAAGGGGTAA
- the gcvA gene encoding transcriptional regulator GcvA — MERPNERRRLPPLNALRAFEAAARHLNFSRAADELSVTPGAVSQQIQNLEDYVGAALFKRTPKGLLLTDAAQTALPALREAFDRLAEAASLLTAAVDGRRLTLTAAPSFAAKWLVPRLGKFEQAHPQVDVWLSAGMEVVDFATGEVDMAIRYGSGRYPGLEVIRLMQESVVPVASPELLEQNALERPEDLAHHILLHDGSPDADDSCPDWAMWLAARGIKGVDGARGPRFNQSSLVIEAAANGRGIALAKRTLAQADLDAGRLVIPFEASTAVDFAYYVVHPKAKGRLPQVKAFVNWLKAEAEAHEAALRTLDNGAGI; from the coding sequence ATGGAAAGACCCAACGAGCGCCGCCGCCTGCCGCCTCTCAACGCCCTGCGCGCGTTCGAGGCGGCCGCGCGGCACCTGAACTTCAGCCGCGCCGCCGATGAGCTGTCGGTGACGCCGGGCGCGGTCAGCCAGCAGATCCAGAACCTGGAAGACTACGTCGGCGCGGCCCTGTTCAAGCGCACGCCCAAGGGCCTGTTGCTGACCGACGCGGCCCAGACCGCCCTGCCCGCCCTGCGCGAGGCCTTCGACCGCCTGGCCGAGGCCGCCAGCTTGCTCACCGCCGCCGTCGACGGTCGCCGCCTGACCCTGACCGCCGCCCCGTCCTTCGCCGCCAAGTGGCTGGTGCCGCGTCTGGGCAAGTTCGAGCAGGCCCATCCGCAGGTCGACGTCTGGCTGTCGGCCGGCATGGAGGTCGTGGACTTCGCCACCGGCGAGGTCGACATGGCCATCCGCTACGGCTCGGGCCGCTATCCGGGCCTGGAGGTGATCCGCCTCATGCAGGAATCGGTGGTGCCTGTCGCCAGCCCCGAACTGCTGGAACAGAACGCCCTGGAGCGCCCGGAGGACCTGGCGCACCATATCCTGCTGCACGACGGCTCGCCCGACGCCGACGACAGCTGCCCCGACTGGGCGATGTGGCTGGCGGCGCGCGGGATCAAGGGCGTCGACGGCGCGCGCGGTCCGCGCTTCAACCAGTCCAGTCTGGTGATCGAGGCCGCCGCCAACGGCCGCGGCATCGCGCTCGCCAAGCGCACCCTGGCCCAGGCCGACCTCGACGCCGGGCGCCTGGTCATTCCGTTCGAGGCCTCGACCGCCGTCGACTTCGCCTATTACGTCGTCCACCCCAAGGCCAAGGGCCGCCTGCCCCAGGTCAAGGCGTTCGTGAACTGGCTGAAGGCGGAAGCCGAAGCCCACGAAGCGGCGCTGCGCACCCTGGACAACGGCGCCGGGATTTAG
- the cobA gene encoding uroporphyrinogen-III C-methyltransferase translates to MTRQPARNRKPGLVVIGGTRAQRALGAVWLVGAGPGDPDLLTFRAFNALRGADVVVHDGLVSEEILDLAPSRARRINVAKRKSRHTLPQDDINQLLVALALDGLNVVRLKGGDPFLFGRGGEELAACRDAGVECHVVPGVTAALAASAGAGAPLTHRGSAQAVTFVTGHAAHGEPDLDWAALARPNQTVVVYMGVSTAGLIAERLTTAGRAGSTPALIVENASRADERRVLTTLSGLAEAAQSVKGPALLMVGEAMAMAQQDSAPLRQGGSEVSEWLPAVAGMSGVTE, encoded by the coding sequence ATGACCCGCCAGCCGGCCCGAAACAGGAAGCCTGGCCTCGTCGTCATCGGCGGGACCCGGGCCCAGCGCGCCCTTGGCGCGGTGTGGCTGGTCGGGGCCGGACCGGGCGATCCCGACCTCCTGACCTTCCGCGCCTTCAACGCCCTGCGCGGCGCCGACGTTGTTGTCCATGACGGCCTGGTCTCGGAGGAGATCCTTGACCTGGCGCCCAGCCGCGCGCGGCGGATCAACGTCGCCAAGCGCAAGTCGCGCCACACCCTGCCGCAGGACGATATCAACCAACTGCTCGTCGCCCTGGCCCTCGACGGTCTGAACGTCGTGCGCCTGAAGGGCGGCGATCCGTTCCTGTTCGGGCGCGGCGGCGAGGAGCTGGCCGCCTGCCGCGACGCGGGCGTCGAGTGCCACGTGGTGCCCGGCGTCACCGCCGCCCTGGCCGCCAGCGCAGGCGCCGGCGCGCCGCTAACCCACCGGGGCAGCGCTCAGGCGGTCACCTTCGTCACCGGCCACGCCGCTCACGGCGAGCCGGACCTGGACTGGGCCGCCCTGGCGCGTCCGAACCAGACGGTCGTGGTCTATATGGGCGTCTCGACCGCCGGCCTGATCGCCGAGCGCCTGACGACCGCCGGCCGGGCCGGCTCCACCCCCGCCTTGATCGTCGAGAACGCCAGCCGCGCCGACGAGCGCCGGGTTCTCACCACGCTGTCAGGTCTCGCCGAGGCCGCCCAGAGCGTGAAGGGCCCCGCCTTGCTGATGGTCGGGGAGGCGATGGCCATGGCCCAACAGGACTCAGCCCCTCTCCGCCAAGGCGGGAGCGAGGTTTCGGAATGGCTCCCCGCCGTGGCGGGGATGAGCGGAGTTACCGAGTGA
- a CDS encoding DUF2849 domain-containing protein — translation MKAITANRLIDGEVVFWKSGQWVDRFGDAQLFDDHHAADIEAAVAAGKGQPTVVVDVYPIDLVQSGGGWAPLSYRERIRALGPTNEPTHGKQADGGDVVEALRQASGAARSTGRVDLIRRK, via the coding sequence GTGAAAGCGATCACCGCCAACCGCCTGATCGACGGCGAGGTCGTGTTCTGGAAGTCGGGCCAGTGGGTGGATCGCTTCGGCGACGCCCAGCTGTTTGACGACCACCACGCCGCCGACATCGAGGCCGCCGTCGCGGCCGGCAAGGGCCAGCCGACGGTCGTGGTCGACGTCTATCCGATCGACCTCGTGCAGTCCGGAGGGGGCTGGGCGCCGCTCAGCTATCGCGAGCGCATCCGGGCCCTGGGCCCCACCAATGAACCCACGCACGGCAAGCAGGCCGACGGCGGCGACGTCGTCGAGGCGCTGCGTCAGGCGTCCGGCGCGGCCCGCTCGACCGGCCGCGTCGATCTGATCCGCAGGAAGTAG
- a CDS encoding nitrite/sulfite reductase, giving the protein MYQYDLIDKEFLADRSAEFRGQVARRLAGELTEDQFKPLRLMNGLYLQLHAYMLRVAIPYGSLNPTQARRLAEIARDYDKGYGHFTTRQNIQFNWIKLKDAPEILDKLAEVDLHAIQTSGNCIRNTTSDPYAGATAEEVDDPRVWCEVIRQWSTLHPEFSFLPRKFKIAITASAKDRTAAKVHDIGLLLRQGRDGQQGFEVIVGGGQGRTPYVGPTIKEFLPTDRLLSYLEAVLRVYNRHGRRDNIYKARIKILVAALGAEEFARQVEEEWSKIDAARADLPASELARIRAAFATTPFETLPARSEAFETAKANDSAFARFVRNNVRAHKQPGYAIVEISLKAQEQTPGDASADQLEVVADLAERYGFNDLRVTHAQNLVLPHIKLDDLPTVFAALQAANLATPNIDLVSDIIACPGLDYCALANARAIPIAQDIARQFADLDRAEQVGELKIKISGCINACGHHHVAHIGILGVDKKGEEFYQLSLGGSGAEDASIGKILGPALPADKVATAVDQLVGAYLAVRADGERFLDTYRRVGLEPFKEAVYAQAD; this is encoded by the coding sequence ATGTACCAGTACGATCTCATCGACAAGGAATTCCTGGCCGACCGCTCGGCCGAGTTCCGAGGGCAGGTCGCCCGCCGCCTGGCCGGCGAGTTGACCGAGGACCAGTTCAAGCCGCTGCGGCTGATGAACGGGCTTTATCTGCAGCTGCACGCCTACATGCTGCGGGTGGCGATCCCGTACGGGTCGCTGAACCCGACCCAGGCCCGCCGTCTGGCCGAGATCGCCCGCGACTACGACAAGGGCTACGGCCACTTCACGACGCGTCAGAACATCCAGTTCAACTGGATCAAGCTGAAGGACGCGCCGGAGATCCTGGACAAGCTAGCCGAGGTTGATCTCCACGCCATCCAGACCAGCGGCAACTGCATCCGCAACACCACCTCCGACCCCTATGCCGGCGCCACGGCCGAGGAGGTCGACGATCCGCGCGTCTGGTGCGAGGTGATCCGCCAGTGGTCGACCTTGCACCCGGAGTTCTCGTTCCTGCCGCGCAAGTTCAAGATCGCCATCACCGCCTCGGCCAAGGACCGCACGGCGGCCAAGGTGCACGACATCGGCCTGCTGCTGCGCCAGGGCCGCGACGGCCAGCAGGGCTTCGAGGTGATTGTCGGCGGCGGGCAGGGGCGCACGCCCTATGTCGGCCCGACCATCAAAGAGTTCCTGCCCACCGACCGCCTGCTGAGCTATCTGGAGGCGGTCCTGCGCGTCTACAATCGCCACGGCCGTCGCGACAATATCTACAAGGCCCGGATCAAGATCCTGGTCGCGGCCCTGGGCGCGGAGGAATTCGCCCGCCAGGTCGAGGAGGAGTGGAGCAAGATCGACGCCGCCCGCGCCGACTTGCCGGCCTCTGAACTGGCCCGCATCCGCGCCGCCTTCGCCACGACGCCGTTCGAGACCCTGCCGGCGCGTTCGGAGGCGTTCGAGACGGCCAAGGCCAACGACAGCGCCTTCGCCCGCTTCGTGCGCAACAACGTCCGCGCCCACAAGCAGCCGGGCTATGCGATCGTCGAGATCTCGCTGAAGGCCCAGGAGCAGACGCCAGGCGACGCCTCGGCGGATCAGTTGGAGGTCGTCGCGGATCTGGCCGAGCGCTACGGCTTCAACGATCTGCGCGTGACCCACGCTCAGAACCTCGTCCTGCCGCACATCAAGCTGGACGACCTGCCGACTGTCTTCGCGGCCTTGCAGGCGGCGAACCTGGCGACGCCGAACATCGACCTGGTCAGCGACATCATCGCCTGCCCGGGCCTCGACTACTGCGCCCTGGCCAACGCCCGCGCGATCCCGATCGCCCAGGACATCGCCCGCCAGTTCGCCGATCTCGATCGCGCCGAACAGGTCGGCGAGCTGAAGATCAAGATCAGCGGCTGCATCAACGCCTGCGGCCACCACCACGTGGCCCACATCGGCATCCTGGGCGTCGATAAGAAGGGCGAGGAATTCTACCAGCTGTCGCTGGGCGGCTCGGGCGCCGAGGACGCCTCGATCGGCAAGATCCTCGGCCCGGCGCTTCCCGCGGACAAGGTCGCCACGGCCGTCGACCAGCTGGTGGGCGCCTATCTCGCCGTCCGCGCCGATGGCGAGCGCTTCCTCGACACCTATCGCCGCGTCGGCCTCGAGCCCTTCAAGGAGGCTGTCTATGCCCAAGCTGATTGA
- a CDS encoding DUF934 domain-containing protein, whose product MPKLIELVENEARWAEDAFVHVADEDAIPESGDVILSLARFEAEGDALLASNSRRVGVRIEPDQEVEVLAYDLPRLAVVALAFPKYRDGRAYTSARLLRERFGYQGQIRAVGDVLREQAGFMVRCGFDAFEPADGATPEAWSKAASRFRHVYQRAADARPVAFEERAS is encoded by the coding sequence ATGCCCAAGCTGATTGAGCTCGTTGAAAACGAGGCCCGCTGGGCCGAGGACGCCTTCGTCCATGTCGCCGACGAGGACGCCATCCCGGAAAGCGGCGACGTGATCCTGTCCCTGGCCCGCTTCGAAGCCGAGGGCGACGCCCTGCTGGCCTCGAACAGCCGCCGGGTCGGCGTGCGGATCGAGCCCGACCAGGAGGTCGAGGTGCTGGCCTACGACCTGCCGCGCCTCGCGGTGGTCGCTTTGGCCTTCCCGAAGTACCGCGACGGCCGCGCCTACACCTCCGCCCGCCTGCTGCGCGAGCGGTTCGGCTATCAGGGCCAGATCCGCGCCGTGGGCGACGTGCTGCGCGAGCAGGCTGGCTTCATGGTCCGCTGCGGCTTCGACGCGTTCGAGCCGGCCGACGGCGCGACACCCGAAGCCTGGAGTAAGGCCGCCAGCCGCTTCCGCCACGTCTATCAACGCGCCGCCGACGCGCGGCCCGTGGCGTTCGAGGAAAGGGCCTCCTGA
- a CDS encoding phosphoadenylyl-sulfate reductase, translated as MAYDEIGGTAAGVAARLDAELREAHPATVLRAALDQFGARLALVSSFGAESAVLLHLAAQVSPRIPILFLDTGMLFGQTLDYRKNLAAQLGLTDVRDLRPAYADLATQDPQSDLWRTSVDACCNIRKVLPLDRALGGFDAWITGRKRFHGGDRLSLPVVEAADGKVKFNPLANWGKAELDAYVAEHQLPAHPLVAQGYASIGCWPCTQPSEDGRSGRWAGQEKTECGIHVARAPGVAPNVGGDI; from the coding sequence ATGGCCTATGACGAGATCGGGGGAACCGCCGCGGGTGTCGCCGCGCGTCTGGACGCAGAATTGCGCGAGGCCCACCCGGCCACCGTGCTGCGCGCGGCGCTCGACCAGTTTGGCGCGCGCCTCGCTCTCGTCTCGTCGTTCGGAGCGGAGTCGGCGGTGCTGCTGCACCTGGCCGCCCAGGTCTCGCCCAGAATTCCGATCCTGTTCCTCGACACGGGCATGCTGTTCGGACAGACGCTGGACTACCGCAAGAACCTTGCGGCGCAGCTTGGCCTGACGGACGTGCGCGACCTGCGTCCGGCCTATGCCGATCTGGCGACCCAGGACCCCCAGTCGGACCTCTGGCGCACCAGCGTCGACGCCTGCTGCAACATCCGCAAGGTGCTGCCGCTGGATCGCGCCTTGGGCGGTTTCGACGCCTGGATCACCGGCCGCAAGCGCTTCCATGGCGGCGATCGCCTGAGCCTGCCTGTGGTCGAGGCCGCCGACGGCAAGGTGAAGTTCAATCCGCTGGCCAATTGGGGCAAGGCCGAGCTCGACGCCTATGTCGCCGAGCACCAGCTGCCGGCCCATCCCCTAGTCGCCCAAGGCTACGCCTCGATCGGCTGCTGGCCGTGCACCCAGCCCTCCGAAGATGGACGTTCGGGGCGTTGGGCCGGGCAAGAAAAGACCGAGTGCGGCATCCACGTCGCCCGCGCGCCCGGCGTCGCGCCGAACGTGGGTGGGGATATTTGA